A DNA window from Desulfuromonas sp. contains the following coding sequences:
- a CDS encoding GlsB/YeaQ/YmgE family stress response membrane protein, with the protein MNIEQLVILLIVGAIAGWLAGVLMKKRGFGLPVNVIIGIVGAAIGRYLFDLLNISMRGLVGAIITATCGAVVLLFAVSLIKK; encoded by the coding sequence ATGAATATCGAACAATTGGTCATACTATTGATCGTTGGCGCTATCGCAGGTTGGTTGGCCGGAGTGCTGATGAAAAAACGAGGGTTCGGACTGCCGGTTAATGTCATCATCGGCATCGTGGGAGCAGCCATCGGTCGTTATCTGTTTGATCTGCTCAATATCTCGATGCGAGGTTTGGTCGGAGCTATAATCACTGCGACTTGCGGAGCCGTAGTCCTGTTGTTTGCTGTCAGCCTCATAAAGAAATGA
- a CDS encoding cytochrome C: MKIKCMRIVKIGLVFGLLFLPTVLFAAENEPVCTQCHAGQPGHLGEPVGLWQTSVHHENGISCHDCHGGDPTDFAMAMSPERGFIGVPEKQDIPAFCGRCHVGIKEDYMKSAHGQALGSGGPQCVTCHNSHAIVRASLDLINPESCSRCHEYGRAAEIRGALEATDNRIADLESELKSLHNDGFSTDEMEGALFSLRNDYHRIFHSVDVDQVVSQTKSFQERLDEISARAQSNQDDLGQRKVFGGIVIVLLIVGGVLLLMLKRTFEEEE, encoded by the coding sequence ATGAAAATTAAATGTATGCGGATTGTAAAAATCGGGTTGGTTTTCGGTCTGTTGTTTTTACCGACCGTGCTTTTTGCTGCTGAAAATGAACCTGTCTGTACTCAGTGTCATGCCGGCCAGCCGGGCCACCTCGGAGAGCCTGTCGGCCTTTGGCAGACAAGTGTTCATCATGAAAACGGCATCTCCTGTCACGATTGTCATGGTGGTGATCCGACCGATTTCGCCATGGCGATGAGCCCGGAACGTGGTTTTATCGGCGTTCCGGAAAAACAGGATATTCCTGCTTTTTGCGGGCGATGCCATGTCGGAATCAAGGAAGATTACATGAAAAGTGCCCATGGCCAGGCCTTGGGCTCCGGTGGGCCGCAATGCGTTACCTGTCACAACAGCCATGCGATCGTGCGGGCTTCGCTTGATCTGATCAATCCCGAATCGTGCAGTCGTTGTCACGAGTATGGGCGAGCCGCCGAGATCCGGGGGGCGCTTGAGGCAACGGATAATCGCATTGCCGACCTCGAGTCGGAACTGAAAAGTTTACACAATGACGGATTCTCAACCGATGAAATGGAGGGGGCGCTCTTCTCCCTGCGTAACGATTATCATCGTATCTTTCACAGTGTTGATGTCGATCAGGTCGTCAGTCAGACCAAAAGCTTCCAGGAACGACTGGATGAAATTTCAGCGCGGGCGCAATCAAATCAGGATGATCTCGGTCAGAGAAAGGTTTTCGGCGGCATAGTCATTGTTTTGCTGATTGTCGGCGGTGTTCTTCTGTTGATGCTGAAGCGGACCTTTGAGGAGGAGGAATAG